The nucleotide sequence ACGCCGTCCGCGCCGTTGGCCGCGCCGTGCACCTCGAAGCCCGCTTGAGCGAGCACGGTCGACAGGAGAGAACGGATGTCTTCCTCGTCCTCGATCACGACCGCGACGCGCGCTTCTTCCACCGATGCACCCTCCGGGTCCGGTGTCGTAGACGGACCCTGGACGTCGGTCATGATATCCCAGAACGCGCTGCGGAACGGGTGCGGCAGGCCGTCGACGATCACGGGAGGTGACCGTATGCGGGGCGGGCCGTGAGGCTCTGCCCCCGTGCGTCCGCCGTCCGGCCGGTCCGTCGGACCGCGCGGAGGGCGGGAGATATCCCCATATCCCGCCCTGCGCGCGTCCTCCGTGCACGGACCCGGGCCGCATTCGTCCCCACGCGCGCGGCCCGTCCGTACCCCAGGACGATTGGACTGGTGCAGCGGGGCGGTGTCGCGTCGGTCGCCACGATGTCGGGTCCGGCGTTCATCTCCCGCCCTCCCCAGTGCCACACGGGTTGAATCTGTCCTTCGGGTGCCCCGAGGCTACCTCCGGGGCCTCAGCGCCCGCTCAGGCCCGCCTCAGGAACCGCGCAAGGCTTTGCGGCGCCGGCTGCGCCGCGTCGGGCGCGGCGTGGCATGCTCGAACCATGCCGCTCGTCGCCCTCACCGGGGGAATCGCCTCGGGAAAATCCACGATCGCCCGCCGCCTCGCCGAGCACGGCGCCGTCGTCGTCGACGCCGATCAGCTGGTCCGCGAGGTGCAGCAGCCCGGTTCGCCCGTGCTCGCCGCGATCGCCGAGTCCTTCGGGGAGGGGATGCTGCGTCCCGACGGATCCCTGGACCGCGCCGCCCTCGGCAGCCGGGTGTTCGGCGACGACGCCGCAATCAGGCAGCTCAACGGCATCGTCCATCCCGCCGTCCGCGCCGAGTCCGCGCGCCGGTTCGAGGCGGCCTTCGCGGCGGATCCCGACGCGGTGGTCGTCTACGACGTGCCGCTGCTCGTCGAGGCGCGCGTCGAAGACCCCTGGCAGCTGATCGTCGTGGCGCACGCGCCCGAGGACGTCCGCCTCCGGCGCCTCGTCGAGCTGCGCGGCATGACCGAGACGGATGCTGCGGCCCGCCTCGCGTCGCAGGTGCCCGACGACGCCCGCCTCCGGATCGCGGACGTCGTCGTCGACACCGCCGGCTCGCTCGAGAGCACCGAGCATCAGGTCGACGAGCTGTGGGCGTCGCTCGACGAGCACGTCGCACAGCGCGCCGCGCGATCGTAATCTGGAAGCGGAGCGAGGAGGTCCCTCATGGCCGTGTTCTCGAGGTTCCGTCGGCGTAAGACTCCGTACGGAGCGGCGACCGAGGAGGAGCGCATCGCGCGCTACGTCTACCTCCTCAACACCCTGCCCGCGTCCGTGATCGAGAGCGCGCACGCCTCGGCCTTCGCGGACGTCTCGCCGGAGCGGCGGCGCGAGATGTTCGAGCAGCTGCGGCCCTTCCTCGCCGACTCGGAGCGCGGCGCTGCCGCCGAGGACCCGACCGTGATCGCGCGGCTCGTCCGCCGCGCCGAGGAGCACAGGGCGCTTCGCGCCGCGGCGGCCGCGGACGCCGATGCCGCGGCCCGGTCTTCGACGGACCCCGCCCGCACGGTGGTCGGGGTCGACGATCGCGACCCGCGCGACGGCGTGGATCCCCGCGCCATGCTCATCAACGTGGGGGTGATGACGATCGTGGCGAACCAATTCCTGCTGTCGAGCTCGGTCGCCGCGTACTACACGGTGGGTGCCGGATCCCTCCAGATCGGCGAAGGCCCCGCCTGGATCGGCGAGACCTACGACCCCGGCTCGGGTGGCTTCGACGGCGGCGGGGGCAGCGGCTTCGACGGCGGCGGGGGCTTCGGCGGCTGAATCTCCGCGCGGGCGGGGGCGGCAGCATCCGCTCGTCGCGAACGCCGCCCCGATGTCGGGGGCCGCGCCTACGCTGGATTGGTGCAGACCACTCGATCCGTGCGGCCGTTCGAGGTCGTGAGCGAATTCGCGCCGTCGGGCGACCAGCCGCAGGCGATCGCCGACCTGGCGGCGCGGATCAACGCCGGTGAGACCGACGTCGTGCTGCTCGGCGCGACCGGTACCGGCAAGTCGGCGACGACCGCCTGGCTCGTCGAGGCCGTCCAGCGTCCCACCCTCGTGCTCGCGCACAACAAGACCCTCGCCGCGCAGCTGGCGAACGAGTTCCGCGAGCTCATGCCGCACAACGCGGTGGAGTACTTCGTCAGCTACTACGACTACTACCAGCCCGAGGCGTACGTCCCGCAGACCGATACGTTCATCGAGAAGGACTCGTCGGTCAACGCCGAGGTGGAGCGGCTGCGCCACTCGACGACCAACTCCCTGCTCAGCCGCCGCGACGTGGTCGTCGTCAGCACCGTGTCGTGCATCTACGGACTCGGCGCGCCCGACGAGTACCTGCGCGCGATGGTGGCGCTGCAGGTGGGTGAGGTCTACGACCGCGATGCGCTCATCCGCAAGTTCATCGCGATGCAGTACAACCGCAACGACGTCGACTTCTCGCGCGGCAACTTCCGCGTTCGCGGCGACACCATCGAGATCATCCCCGTGTACGAGGAGTACGCGATCCGCATCGAGATGTTCGGCGACGAGATCGAGGCCCTGTTCATGCTCCACCCGCTCACCGGCGACGTGGTGCAGCGGCTCGACAGCATCCCGATCTTCCCGGCGTCGCACTACGTCGCCGGCACCGAGACCGTGCAACGTGCGATCGGCACCATCGAAGACGAGCTCGCCGAGCGGCTGAAAGAGCTCGAGTCGCAGAACAAGCTGCTCGAGGCGCAGCGCCTGCGCATGCGTACGACGTTCGACCTCGAGATGCTGCAGCAGCTCGGGTTCTGCTCGGGTATCGAGAACTACTCGCGCCACATGGACGGGCGTGCGCCGGGCGAGCCGCCGCACACGCTGCTCGACTTCTTTCCCGACGACTTCCTGATGGTGATCGACGAATCGCACGTCACCGTCCCGCAGATCGGGGCGATGTACGAGGGGGACGCTTCGCGCAAGCGCACTCTCGTCGAGCACGGGTTCCGGCTGCCGAGCGCACTCGACAACCGGCCGCTGCGCTGGGACGAGTTCAAGGACCGCGTCGGTCAGACGGTGTACCTGTCCGCGACGCCGGGCCGGTACGAGATGGGTATCGCGGACGGCGTGGTGGAGCAGATCATCCGCCCGACCGGCCTCGTCGACCCCGAGATCGTCGTCAAGCCGTCGAAGGGGCAGATCGACGACCTGCTCGAGGAGATCCGGATCCGTGTCGAGCGCGACGAGCGGGTGCTCGTGACGACACTCACGAAGAAGATGGCCGAGGAGCTCACCGACTTCCTCGGCGAGCACGGCGTGCGTGTGCGCTATCTGCACTCCGACGTCGACACGTTGCGTCGCGTCGAACTCCTCAGTGAGCTGCGAGCCGGGGTCTACGACGTGCTCGTCGGCATCAACTTGCTCCGAGAGGGTCTCGACCTGCCCGAGGTCTCGCTGGTATCGATCCTCGACGCCGACAAGGAAGGGTTCCTCCGCAGCGGCACCTCGCTCATCCAGACGATCGGTCGCGCCGCCCGCAACGTCTCGGGTCAGGTGCACATGTACGCCGACACCGTGACCGATTCGATGGCCAAGGCGATCGAAGAGACCGACCGGCGCCGGGAGAAGCAGGTCGCCTACAACACCGCCAACGGCATCGAGCCCCAGGCGCTGCGCAAGCGGATCGCTGACATCACCGAGGTGCTCGCCCGGGAGGCGTCCGATACCGATCGGATGCTGCGGGGCAAGGCGGCGGCGAAGACCAAGTCGGGTGTCGGCAAGAGCCCGACCCCGCAGCTGCGCCGCGAGGGCATCGCAGCCGAGGGCGCCGAGCAGCTCGAGACGACGATCGCCGACCTCAGCCAGCAGATGCTCGCGGCGGCCGGGGAGCTGAAGTTCGAGCTCGCCGCGCGGTTGCGCGACGAGGTGCAGGACCTCAAGAAGGAGCTACGTGCCATGGAGCGTGCGGGTCACGCCTGAGCCCCGGCGCCTCTCAGCGCGGCCGGGCCCGACCCAGAGCTAGGGGCAGTGCATCAGCGGCTTCGGTCCGGAGCGGTCGAACGTGTGCTGCGAGATGGGCGCGCCGCACAGCGGGCAGGCGCGCTCGGCCCGTTCCGCCTGGCTCGGCGGGGGAGTCGTCTCGTAGGGTCCGACGGCGGCCGGGCCCGCGACGCGGATCAGGTGCGAGTTGAGGAACGCGTACCAACCGCCGGCTTCGCGCACGCGCTCGCGGAGCGGACGACGGTCTGGCGTGGGGGCATCCTTTACTCGCATGATCATTAGTGTACTAATGATTAGTGCGGATATGATACCTATGTGACGAACGCCGAACTCAGCCCCGACGATCTGCTCAAGCTCG is from Microbacterium sp. LWH3-1.2 and encodes:
- the coaE gene encoding dephospho-CoA kinase; the protein is MPLVALTGGIASGKSTIARRLAEHGAVVVDADQLVREVQQPGSPVLAAIAESFGEGMLRPDGSLDRAALGSRVFGDDAAIRQLNGIVHPAVRAESARRFEAAFAADPDAVVVYDVPLLVEARVEDPWQLIVVAHAPEDVRLRRLVELRGMTETDAAARLASQVPDDARLRIADVVVDTAGSLESTEHQVDELWASLDEHVAQRAARS
- the uvrB gene encoding excinuclease ABC subunit UvrB, giving the protein MQTTRSVRPFEVVSEFAPSGDQPQAIADLAARINAGETDVVLLGATGTGKSATTAWLVEAVQRPTLVLAHNKTLAAQLANEFRELMPHNAVEYFVSYYDYYQPEAYVPQTDTFIEKDSSVNAEVERLRHSTTNSLLSRRDVVVVSTVSCIYGLGAPDEYLRAMVALQVGEVYDRDALIRKFIAMQYNRNDVDFSRGNFRVRGDTIEIIPVYEEYAIRIEMFGDEIEALFMLHPLTGDVVQRLDSIPIFPASHYVAGTETVQRAIGTIEDELAERLKELESQNKLLEAQRLRMRTTFDLEMLQQLGFCSGIENYSRHMDGRAPGEPPHTLLDFFPDDFLMVIDESHVTVPQIGAMYEGDASRKRTLVEHGFRLPSALDNRPLRWDEFKDRVGQTVYLSATPGRYEMGIADGVVEQIIRPTGLVDPEIVVKPSKGQIDDLLEEIRIRVERDERVLVTTLTKKMAEELTDFLGEHGVRVRYLHSDVDTLRRVELLSELRAGVYDVLVGINLLREGLDLPEVSLVSILDADKEGFLRSGTSLIQTIGRAARNVSGQVHMYADTVTDSMAKAIEETDRRREKQVAYNTANGIEPQALRKRIADITEVLAREASDTDRMLRGKAAAKTKSGVGKSPTPQLRREGIAAEGAEQLETTIADLSQQMLAAAGELKFELAARLRDEVQDLKKELRAMERAGHA